From the genome of Sphingobacterium sp. UGAL515B_05:
GTATTGTTCTGCATGGTCAATAACAGCTTGTCTGTTACAGGATTGGGATCTACCTTATCCATAAGTTTCTCTAAGGGGGCCTTGATCAATGTCAACGGTGTGCGTATTTCATGGGCAACATCGGTGTAAAAATTGATTTTTGAACGGTAGAGTTCTTGCTCACGTAGATTTTGTACAGTTAGAAGGTGTTGTCGATTGCGTTGCTTGATCTTTTCATTGAAATGATGAATAATAAATATAATAAGTCCAGAAAGTATCAATGCATAACAAACAAAGGCTGGTATACTTGCCCAAATGGGAGGGAGAATCGTGATTTTAAGACTAGCAAAGGTGGGTATTGTGTTACCATTTGGATCTTCTGCTTTTACAGTAAAAATATAATTACCAGGAGCTAACTTAGTGAAATAAGCACGTTGATTACTTGTGATGTCTATCCAATTGTCGTCAAGACCGTCCATTTTATAACTATAATGGATAGAGTGGGGGGCTTGGTAGTGCAATGCTGCGAAATCAAGACTGAAGGATGATTCGTCGTGTTTTAGTTTAATATTCTTAGTAAATAAGATTGATTTAGATAGAATATTTGGATCGGTATATTGATTGATCGCTCTATTGTTGATGTAAAAATTAGTGATATAAATGGGTATTTGATTCTTGTAGTTGATTTGGTTTAGCTTTGCGGGGTTGAAACGTATAAGGCCATTGATGGTACCGAAATAGAAGTTTCCGTTGTCGTCGTCAAAAGATGAATTGTAATTGAATTGAATCGTCGGTAGACCTGACTCCAGGTTAAAGATCCTTTTTTTACCATTAGGAAGATGATAACGCACAAGCCCTTTAGAGGTACTCACCCACAGGTTCTGTTGTTTGTCTTCTAAAAATGCGAGCGTTACGTTACTGGGCATTCCTTCTTCCAGACCAATGTTTTCAAAACTGTCCTGCTTTGATTTTTTCTTAGCCATTCCACCTTCGGTAGCGATCCAAATTTGATTTTTTGAATCCTCAAATAGGCTATTGACCCTATTGTTAGGCAAAGAATTGGGATCGTTCTGGCTATGGGTAAAATGCTTGAAATACTTTGTTTTAGGATGATAACAAAATAGCCCATCGCGCCATGTACCTACCCAGATATTTCCCTCTTTATCTTCCAAAATAGACGTGTAAAACATGTATTCAGGGACATTATCAATTAGATGGAAAGATTTTTTTTCGAGATCAAAGCGGTATAATCCACGCGTTGAGGCCGCGAGAATTTCTCCTTTTCGAGTTTTATAGAGATAAAAGAGAAAATTACTTTGGAGATCGGACGATGTGGCACTGTTGCGATCGATATGATAGATTACTTTTTGAAGCTTTGGTGAAAAAATATCCAGACCATTGACGAAGGTACCGATCAATAGTTTATCACCAAGAGGGAGAATACCATGTATATTGTTATTCGCGAGATTCCCCTGTTTATCGGAGAAATTTTGAATTTTACCCGACTTGATGTCCAGTTTGGATAATCCTCCATTTTCGGTGCCTATCCATATATTGTGATCGATATCTTTTTTTATAATGCGCACGACAGATCCTTTTAAACTCCCGGGGCGATCTTGTGGGAGGAATTTTTCGA
Proteins encoded in this window:
- a CDS encoding two-component regulator propeller domain-containing protein: MINLKPLRLLFFLLLPSLLHAQPYYFNHYQINEGLSNNAVICSMQDSQGFLWFGTKDGLNRFDGNNFKHFDASKSVKNSLGGNNIISLKEDFRKRIWIGTDQGIYCYNPVDEQFRLLSKQFENADVPVIITDQRKRIWFISNGMLYCHDLVSHAIQQFTKSDLYITSISCTKNGNVFFGTPEGKIFQIGPSGKPVLMLDFQAKYGAKDWFSIEKITENREGDLLIGTSKTGVYSYHFQDKSLKSILGPDQLHQFLYVRDILQPNDHEYWFATESGLFIYQIASRRYVNIQKEQENPWGISDNAIYNILQDKDEGIWLGTYFGGINYYHKNNSIIEKFLPQDRPGSLKGSVVRIIKKDIDHNIWIGTENGGLSKLDIKSGKIQNFSDKQGNLANNNIHGILPLGDKLLIGTFVNGLDIFSPKLQKVIYHIDRNSATSSDLQSNFLFYLYKTRKGEILAASTRGLYRFDLEKKSFHLIDNVPEYMFYTSILEDKEGNIWVGTWRDGLFCYHPKTKYFKHFTHSQNDPNSLPNNRVNSLFEDSKNQIWIATEGGMAKKKSKQDSFENIGLEEGMPSNVTLAFLEDKQQNLWVSTSKGLVRYHLPNGKKRIFNLESGLPTIQFNYNSSFDDDNGNFYFGTINGLIRFNPAKLNQINYKNQIPIYITNFYINNRAINQYTDPNILSKSILFTKNIKLKHDESSFSLDFAALHYQAPHSIHYSYKMDGLDDNWIDITSNQRAYFTKLAPGNYIFTVKAEDPNGNTIPTFASLKITILPPIWASIPAFVCYALILSGLIIFIIHHFNEKIKQRNRQHLLTVQNLREQELYRSKINFYTDVAHEIRTPLTLIKAPLEKLMDKVDPNPVTDKLLLTMQNNTEKLIALSNQLLDFRKVETEGFKLHFESENISQTVQEIISNFTVTLQAQGKQMVSHIMPNIIGQVDIDAFDKICYNLLNNALKYSSSYIEVNLNMDKQKNIFILTVKNDGALIPSEERERIFEPFNRLKQNKNVPGSGLGLALTRSLTLKHQGTLLYSTNDLQLNVFSLTLPLNHNTNP